Genomic segment of Bacteroidota bacterium:
GGATGAGCGACTGGCCCGATATACAACCTGAGAGACTTTGGATGAAGTTGTCAGTAGCCAGTAAACAGTAGTAAGTGGTCAGTGCTCCGCCGCGGCGGACGGCGTCAGCCACTGTTTACTGACCACTGACTACTGTTTACTCTTAAAAACCGGATATATCAACACCACCGCAATCAGCATCGCTGTTCCGATAAAAAAACTGGTGGATAATAATTCGTATTCTTTGAACAATACAAAAGCAAAAAGTATCGCATACACGGGTTCTAAATTTACGGTGAGACTTAAGGTAAATGGCGATACGTGTTTCATTAAATTAATACTAGCGACAAAAGTATATACCGTGCAAAGTATGCTCAGTACCACAATCCAAATATAATCATATCCTTGCAAATTAAAATTGGGAAAATGATCTAAGTCGAAGAATAAAAAATATATAGTTGAAAAAAAAAGTACTGAAAATAATTCGATAAAACTTATATAATATGCATTCACTTTATTGGAAATTGTAGAATTAATTACCGTGAACAAAGACGCGGTAGCTGCTGCTCCCACGCCTAGTAACATGCCTTTCCAATAACTAATTTCGGCATTAAATATAAAAACCATAATCGCAATTATAACCACACCAAGAATAATTTCCCTTGGGTCAAGTTTACGCTTTAAAATAAGTGGTTCGAATATCCCAGTAAATAATGCGGTACAAGAAAAGCTAGCCAAAGCCACAGAAACATTAGAAACTTTAACGGCTCCATAAAAACATAACCAATGCAAAAAAACAATGAATCCTGTAAAAAAAACTTTGAGAAATAGTTGTTTCGTGAACTTGGTCCCATTCGTAATCGGTGTTAGTTTCCTATATATAATAATTCCTGCAAGAATAGTGCAAGCAATTGCGACTCTGTACCATACCAATTGAAAGGTGTCCAAATTGTTGAGCAACTTGCCCAGAACACCTGTAAAGCCCCACAAGAACACAATAAGGTGTAAATGTAAAATATGGATACTGGGCTTTACAATTTTCATTAAAGAGTAAATCTATAAATAGAATATTCTGTAGGAATTTCTTTATTATTTACAATATTCTCCGTGATCAAATTTGCAAGATGGGGAGCTAAAATTACACCCTTTGTTCCCAATCCGTTTAATATATATAGTTCTTTATTCTCTGGGTCAAAATTACCTACCACTGGTTTCCTATCAATTACCGTTGGTCTAACCGCAGCCTTATGATCTATTATTGTATAATCATATTTGAGCACTTTGTTCAACTCATGTATCAAATACTCTTTACCAAATTCATTAGGTTCATCATCTATATAAACCCATTCATAAGTTGCACCACAAATAAATTGATTGTTTGCTGTTGGAACAATATAAATTTTCC
This window contains:
- a CDS encoding DMT family transporter; its protein translation is MKIVKPSIHILHLHLIVFLWGFTGVLGKLLNNLDTFQLVWYRVAIACTILAGIIIYRKLTPITNGTKFTKQLFLKVFFTGFIVFLHWLCFYGAVKVSNVSVALASFSCTALFTGIFEPLILKRKLDPREIILGVVIIAIMVFIFNAEISYWKGMLLGVGAAATASLFTVINSTISNKVNAYYISFIELFSVLFFSTIYFLFFDLDHFPNFNLQGYDYIWIVVLSILCTVYTFVASINLMKHVSPFTLSLTVNLEPVYAILFAFVLFKEYELLSTSFFIGTAMLIAVVLIYPVFKSKQ